The Blastopirellula marina genomic sequence CCACAGCTCTAACATCTTCAGAACCAACTCAACCGCTTGTTCCATTTCATCCAAACAGGCCCATTCCAAGGGCGAGTGAGGGTTGTGCTGCCCGGTCGATAGATTTGGTGTCGGCAATCCCATCGCTGTCAGCTGCGAACCATCGGTCCCACCTCGAATGACGCGTTTGTTGCAAGGACGTTCCAGCGCACGATGGGCCTTTTCGGCAATCGGCACGGCGCGAGGTTCCTTTTCCAGGCCGTCTCGCAAATTCCGATACTGCTGTGTGATGGTCACCTTGATCTCGCACCCGGGAAAATCTCCTTCGACCTCTTTCGCCAGATCGCGGATTAGCTGGGCCTGGGCTTCTAGTTCGTCGGTATCGAAGCTGCGAAGCAGGCACTGGACAGTCGTTTCCGCGACACCTCCCTCGACGATATAAGGATGGATAAAGCCATCGCGCTGGTCCGTCGTTTCTGGCGAAAGCCGATCGGTGGGCAACTTGGCGACCAATGCACCTGCGGCGCGTATCGCGTTGACCATGCGTCCTTTGCCGATCGAGGGATGAATGTTCACTCCCTTCACGGTCACTGTAGCCAGGTCGGCGGAAAACGTCTCTTCGTTCAACTCGTTCGCGCCTGGGCCATCGAGCGTATAGCACACATCGGCCCCTAGTTTCGCAAGATCGACGTGATCGACCCCGTGGCCGATTTCTTCGTCGCAAGTAAACAGAATCTTGAGCGTCCCGATTTCAGGCCCCTTCCTTTCCAGCACTCGCTGGGCGACTTCCATGATGACCGCGATGCCTGCCTTATCGTCTCCACCCAATAGCGTTGTGCCATCGGTGGTGATCAGCGTGCAGCCGTGCAGATCGTTGAGTTCGGGGTTTTCGCGAACGGTGATCACCTTCGACGGATCGCCTGGCAAGGGAATGTCGCCGCCGGAGTAGTCCTCGATGACCTGTGGCTTGACGTTTTTCCCAGTCGTTTCAGGCGAAGTATCGACGTGGGAATTAAGTGCCACCACAGGGCAGTCCATCACCTTTCCTTGAACCGTTCCGTATACCAGGCCGTGTTCGTCTTGTACCGCGTCGACAACCCCCATCTGCAGGAGTTCGTCGGTTAACAATTTGCCGAGCACCAACTGCCCATCGCTGCTGGGGTACTTACCGCCGGGGTGACCTGCGGTCGTGTCGATCTGGGTGTATTTGAGAAATCGCTGGAGTAAACGTTCGCGGCTCATGGAGGTTCCTTCGAAGGAAGCATAGTCAGTTCCCTCCAGCTTAGTGAAACCGGGCAGAATTCGACACCCTCCGTCGTTATTCCCCAGGCGTTGTGATACGTTGGTGGTCTGAGCAAGGCATTTCAGCTAGTTCTTTGGGGAAGGATAACGCAATGGCGGAAGCGGCGGTTCGGTATTTGGTGTTCGATGTGGAATCGGTCGCCGACGGCAACCTCGTTTCTCGGTTGAAATATCCGGACGAGGGGCTCTCGCCTGAAGAAGCCGTCAATCGCTTTCGTGCCGAGTTGCTCGAAGAAAAAGGAAGTGACTTCATCCCCTATACCTACCAGATGCCTGTTTCGGTAGCGATCGCCAAGCTCGACATCGAGTTGAACCTGATCGATCAGGTGGTACTGGACGCCCCCAAGTTTCGCCCGCCGATCATTACCGATCACTTCTGGCGTGGCTGGAAAGCATACCGCCGGCCGACATTCGTGACCTTCAATGGCCGCGCATTCGATATTCCGCTCATGGAATTGGCCGCATTTCGTTTCGGGTTGAGCGTGCCGGATTGGTTCAACTTGAACGCCAAGAACTTCGAGCAATCGCGTTATCGCTACAACAACGATTCCCACTTCGACCTGTACGATGTGCTGACCAATTATGGGGCCAGCCGCTTCACAGGTGGCTTGAACCTGGCCGCGAACTTGCTGGGCAAGCCTGGCAAGATGGAGATTGAAGGGCACATGGTGCAAGACCTGTATCACGAAGGAAGGCTCGAAGAGATCAACGAGTACTGCCGCTGCGACGTGCTCGACACCTACTTTGTCTTCCTCCGCTGCTGCGTGATGCTCGGGAAGATCACGCTCGACCGCGAGCAGGAATTGATTCACCAAACCAAGACCTGGCTCGAAGACCGAGCCAACGAAACGCCCATCTATCAGACTTACTTAGAAGGCTGGGGCGATTGGGAAAATCCCTGGGATTCAGACGCTGGGGAGTAACTCTTGGTACGAAAGAAAAACAAGAAGAAGAAACGAGCGGCGGAAACGCAAGCTCCGCAGAAGGATCGACGCATGATCTGGCTGTTCGTGATACTGGGTATCTTGGCGGTCTTGGTCATCGCGCCGATCGTTGTGCTCTCGGTATACGTCGATGATTGGTCTCGTGACCTTTCCACCAATCATGCCGAAACCACGCAAAGCAACCCCAACCCATTGCTGCAACCGCTGACAATCCCTGGCGACCGCAACCAGGCCACATCGCTGGTTACCAATGCAATCGTACACCTTGAAAACTGGAACATCGAAAGTATCAGTACCGAAGGCAAACGCACCATCATCAAAGCAACCCGCAAGACCAAGCTCTTCCAGTTCACCGATGATATTATCGTCTACCTCAACGACGTCGACGACGGCATTCAAATCACAGCCACCAGCCAATCGCGTGTCGGCAAGGGAGACCTCGGACAGAACCCCCGGAACATTGCCGAGTTGATGTCGAAAGTCAGGACACAGCTCAAGCCATGAAGATCGGCCTGCACTGTCCCGAGGTTCCCGGCCACCTGAACCCCATGACCACGCTCGGCTGCGAGCTACAGCGTCGTGGCCACGAGGTCACCTTCCTGGGGTGCCAGATGGCCGAGAGCATCGTCCAGCGCAGCGGCCTCCCGTTCTATGCCCTAGGCCCCGACGACCTGCTGAACGATCGCCTGGAGCAAACCTTTCGCGACCTCGGTAAGACATCCGGCATACAAGGGATGATGACAACCGGCAAGATCTTCGGCATCCAATCGAAGATCGTCCGGCAGTACATCGGCCAGGCATTCGACGAGTTCCCCTGCGATGGTCTGGTGATCGATCAAGTCTCACCGGCCGCCGCACTGGAAGCCGAATCGGCTGCGATTCCTTACACGGTGGCGTGCAACGCGTTGGCCGTTTACTGGGATCCGTTTATGCCGCCACCACCACTGCCATGGGACTACCGTACCGACCTATACGGCCGCGTGCGAAACGAAGTCGCTAAGCACCTGGTGCTGTGGGCGTATCGCCTGTTGGCTGCCGAAAAGAAAGTAGGTGTCGATCCGCTGAAGCTGATTCGGGGGAATGACCAGGCCCTGCTGCACCTTGCCCAGCAACCGGCCTTTTTTGAATACCCTCGCACGAAGTACCCCGAGCGGCTCCACTATACCGGCCCCTGGCACCGCTCCGAGCGAGACGACACAACGATCGAATTCCCCTGGGACTGGCTCGATGGGCGGCCGCTGATCTATGCCTCGATGGGGACCCTGCAGAACGCCGTTAGCCACGTCTTTGGAAACATCATCGAAGCCGTGCGTGACCTGCCGATGCAAATCGTTCTCAGCAAAGGGGGCGGCCAGGTCGATGTCCCTGGTCCTATCCCCGATAACGTGCTGGTCGTTGAGACAGCCCCTCAGCTTCGTCTGCTGGAAAAGGCCCGGATGGTTATCACGCATGCCGGTATGAACACGGCCCTCGAGTGCCTATCGCACGGTATTCCGATGCTCTGTCTGCCGGTTACCAACGATCAGCCTGGCGTGGCCAAGCGGGCCGAGTACCTGGGCAATGGCCGCGTGATCCCTGTTCGGCAAGTCACCACCGCTCGCCTGCGAGCCGAGCTCGATCGCATGCTGAGCGACAATTCATTTCAACAAAAAGCGGATCAGTTCGCACAGAACCTTGCCAGCTACGATGGCCTGGAAATGGCCGCGAAGCTCATCGAACAAGCCCTGGAATCGAGATCGCCGGTGCTCAACCCTGAGCACGTCCAGCGCAACAAGAAATCGTAGCATGTCGTCGCCGGGCAAGGTAAGCTGACCGGTAGTCTCTTCAGTAACTCTCGTCGCCCACTGGGAAATGCCTAATGCCTGGCACACGGATCGTCCTGCTTCTCATACTACTATTTCCCGCAGTCGCCAGGGCGCAGGAAGAAGTCACCAACGATAACGGCGTGTTGGTTCTACATCGCACCTATGGCCGCGACATGCCGGTACTGTCGCCCGACGGAAAGACTCTTGCGATCTGCGGAGACGAAAAACTCCGCTTCGTGAATCCCTTCACCGGTCTGCGCGTCGCCAATTTCGAGAAACACAAAAGCTATCCCAGCATGGCTGCCTGGCTTCCCAATGGAAAAGCCGTCGTCACGCTGGGAGACTGGATCGTCTTCTGGAACGGACAAGGACACCCGATCTCCGAGATCAAGCCAGGCGAGTTCGCGCAAATGGATCGCGAACCGACGTTCGTGCAGATGGCCCTCTCGTCTGACAACAAGTCAATTGCGATCGGCCTGAATAACGGTGACATCATCGTGACCGAGATTAGCAATCGCACGAATGTCAAACGGCTCAACGGTGGCCATAACGAATACGTCTCCGGACTGATCTGGCGCGACAATCAAATCCTTTCCAGCGGCGGCTACGGGGACGGAAACGTATGCATCTGGAACGCGGACGACGGCAAACAGCTCAAGAAGTTTCAGGCCCACGATCGCAACGTGCGCGCCATGGCACTCCTTCCTGACGATAAATCGCTGGTCACGCTGGGCGAGAAGGCCGACGTTGTGATTTGGAACCTGGAAAGTGGTGAAGCAGCTAAGCGTTTCCCTACCGCGCCCACCTCGGAAATTGGCGGCATAAATCCTGGTGCAATAGGCATCTTGAGCGAAGGCAAGGTAATCGCGGCTACCCAAGGCAAAGAGATCGGCCTCTGGACCATCGACGGCAAGCCGATCACCCGGCTCACAGGGCATAACGAGACCGTGCGTGCGCTCAATGTTTCCGCTAATGGTCAACTGCTCGTCTCCACCGGTGGCGACACCACCCGCATCTGGAAAGTGAAAGACCTTCCGGGCAAGAATGAGAAGAACATGGAAGCGAGCGTGAAGTCAGCCGCGGCGAAGATGACGCAGCAGATCAACCAGCTGAAGAACTGGGAGATCGGTCGCGGCGACTGGAAACAGCAGGGCCGCTCGATCATCGGCAGCGGCAATTCTCGTATCAACTTCCCCGGCACCTACCCGAATGACTTCACCTTCTCGTGCAAACTAAAAGTACACGGCGACACGAACCCGCGTGTTCGCTTTGGCTCGTTTCACTTTGGCTACGAAGGACGCCAGCCCCGCTTCTTCCTGCATGGCTCAAAAGCGGAGGGTGAGTTCCTACCGTTCGAGTTCGACCGCGAATACGCCATCAAAGTTCAGGTGAAGGGAGATACGGCCACCCTCTGGATCGATGGCCAGCAGATCGCCCAGTCACACCCCAAGCAGAATGACCAGCGTTTTCTCTCCATCGAAGGAGGCGGAATCCAAAGCCAAGGGTCCAGCGAGTACTTCGACTTGAAGATCGAATTCGACGACGCGCGATAGTGCGGATGCCCGTTCCGCCGCTCGGTTCCCTTCAGCACCGAAGGAAGGCTTCGCATGAAGTACGAACATATCATGCTCGACGTGCCGGAAGTCGACTACATGGAGGTCCAGGAGTCGGTCAAAGATTGGCAGCTCGGCAAACGCGTAGCGGTCGAGTACGTCGGGCTTTCCTTGTGGGATGTCTTCACCGTGCTGCCGGTTGGCTGCTCGCTGGTACTGCTGCTCCCTTCGCTGGTGCTTGTCGGAGTGGGCGTGTTTGCCAGCGTCAACGCGAACGACTGGAGCATCTTGCTGCGATATGCATTCTATGCCGCTACGATCATCGCCTTGATCCTGACGCTGCTGTACCTAGTTTTCGTGGCTGGCTCCGGCAGCCGCTGGTGGCAAATGGACTGGAATCGGGAAGACTTCACCTGGAAAACCAAGACCAGCCTGGCCCGGATTCCGTTCTCGAAGATCGAGAAGCTTGTCATTCGTGTCGAGCGTGAAGAAAACTTGGCTGGCGAGCACTATGCCCTCTTGGATCTTCACTCCGATGAAAAGCCCCGGGCACTCTTCCGCACACGTAGTCGCACGCAGTCTGCCAGCGAAGCCGCTGTCGTTTTGGCAAACGCCGGCCGGCGGCTGGCCGAAGCGATCGGCGTTCCCCTAAGCTTCGAAGGAACAGGAAAGCTTTCCGCTGAGAAGGTCTTCGCCAAAGCACGCACCGACCTGCAGATCGCCGAGAAGTACCGCGAACTGGGTAATCGCGTGCGAGGGCTGAT encodes the following:
- the pepT gene encoding peptidase T: MSRERLLQRFLKYTQIDTTAGHPGGKYPSSDGQLVLGKLLTDELLQMGVVDAVQDEHGLVYGTVQGKVMDCPVVALNSHVDTSPETTGKNVKPQVIEDYSGGDIPLPGDPSKVITVRENPELNDLHGCTLITTDGTTLLGGDDKAGIAVIMEVAQRVLERKGPEIGTLKILFTCDEEIGHGVDHVDLAKLGADVCYTLDGPGANELNEETFSADLATVTVKGVNIHPSIGKGRMVNAIRAAGALVAKLPTDRLSPETTDQRDGFIHPYIVEGGVAETTVQCLLRSFDTDELEAQAQLIRDLAKEVEGDFPGCEIKVTITQQYRNLRDGLEKEPRAVPIAEKAHRALERPCNKRVIRGGTDGSQLTAMGLPTPNLSTGQHNPHSPLEWACLDEMEQAVELVLKMLELWASEPRTT
- a CDS encoding 3'-5' exonuclease yields the protein MAEAAVRYLVFDVESVADGNLVSRLKYPDEGLSPEEAVNRFRAELLEEKGSDFIPYTYQMPVSVAIAKLDIELNLIDQVVLDAPKFRPPIITDHFWRGWKAYRRPTFVTFNGRAFDIPLMELAAFRFGLSVPDWFNLNAKNFEQSRYRYNNDSHFDLYDVLTNYGASRFTGGLNLAANLLGKPGKMEIEGHMVQDLYHEGRLEEINEYCRCDVLDTYFVFLRCCVMLGKITLDREQELIHQTKTWLEDRANETPIYQTYLEGWGDWENPWDSDAGE
- a CDS encoding DUF1499 domain-containing protein → MVRKKNKKKKRAAETQAPQKDRRMIWLFVILGILAVLVIAPIVVLSVYVDDWSRDLSTNHAETTQSNPNPLLQPLTIPGDRNQATSLVTNAIVHLENWNIESISTEGKRTIIKATRKTKLFQFTDDIIVYLNDVDDGIQITATSQSRVGKGDLGQNPRNIAELMSKVRTQLKP
- a CDS encoding glycosyltransferase, with amino-acid sequence MKIGLHCPEVPGHLNPMTTLGCELQRRGHEVTFLGCQMAESIVQRSGLPFYALGPDDLLNDRLEQTFRDLGKTSGIQGMMTTGKIFGIQSKIVRQYIGQAFDEFPCDGLVIDQVSPAAALEAESAAIPYTVACNALAVYWDPFMPPPPLPWDYRTDLYGRVRNEVAKHLVLWAYRLLAAEKKVGVDPLKLIRGNDQALLHLAQQPAFFEYPRTKYPERLHYTGPWHRSERDDTTIEFPWDWLDGRPLIYASMGTLQNAVSHVFGNIIEAVRDLPMQIVLSKGGGQVDVPGPIPDNVLVVETAPQLRLLEKARMVITHAGMNTALECLSHGIPMLCLPVTNDQPGVAKRAEYLGNGRVIPVRQVTTARLRAELDRMLSDNSFQQKADQFAQNLASYDGLEMAAKLIEQALESRSPVLNPEHVQRNKKS
- a CDS encoding WD40 repeat domain-containing protein, whose protein sequence is MPGTRIVLLLILLFPAVARAQEEVTNDNGVLVLHRTYGRDMPVLSPDGKTLAICGDEKLRFVNPFTGLRVANFEKHKSYPSMAAWLPNGKAVVTLGDWIVFWNGQGHPISEIKPGEFAQMDREPTFVQMALSSDNKSIAIGLNNGDIIVTEISNRTNVKRLNGGHNEYVSGLIWRDNQILSSGGYGDGNVCIWNADDGKQLKKFQAHDRNVRAMALLPDDKSLVTLGEKADVVIWNLESGEAAKRFPTAPTSEIGGINPGAIGILSEGKVIAATQGKEIGLWTIDGKPITRLTGHNETVRALNVSANGQLLVSTGGDTTRIWKVKDLPGKNEKNMEASVKSAAAKMTQQINQLKNWEIGRGDWKQQGRSIIGSGNSRINFPGTYPNDFTFSCKLKVHGDTNPRVRFGSFHFGYEGRQPRFFLHGSKAEGEFLPFEFDREYAIKVQVKGDTATLWIDGQQIAQSHPKQNDQRFLSIEGGGIQSQGSSEYFDLKIEFDDAR